The Nocardia bhagyanarayanae region GGGCGGCTGGTTCTTCCGCAGCCTCGACCTGGGCTGGAACAGCGACCTGCTCGGCGATCAGCGCACCGGCGGTAGCCTGGCCTGGGCGAGCGGTGAGGTGCCGTTGGTCGTGGTGATGCTGGCGCTGCTCATCCAGTGGTCGCGCAGCGACGAACGGACTGCCAAGCGCATCGACCGGGCCGCCGACCGCGACAACGACGCGGAGCTGGCCGCCCACAACGCCATGTTCGCCGAACTGGCGAAACGTGACGGAGAGGTGCGCAAGTGAATGAGGCCGCGCCGCCGGGTCCGGCCCGGCTGTGCGACCGCGGAGTGCGGTCTTGAGAGGTAACGACAGGGGTGCGGCCGCGGTGGCCGAACACTGCCGACGGGTGGATCGCTCCGATGTGCGCGCCGCGCGCCGCCGGACGGTGGGGCGGATCAGGAAGACGCCGGTCTTCCACACCACGGTGGCCGGTCCGACCGGTCCGGTGCCGGTCACGCTGAAGCTCGAATACCTCCAGTACGGTGGCACTTTCAAGGTTCGAGGCACGCTCAACGCGCTGCTCACCTCGAGCGCGCGGACCGATCAGGTGGTCATCGCCTCCGCGGGCAACGCGGGCATCGCCGCCGCGCTTGCCGCCGCCTGGCTCGGCAAGGCGTGCACGGTTGTGGTGCCGGAATCCGCGCCGCACACCAAGGTGGCGGCGATGTGGTCGCACGGCGCCGAGGTGCTCTGGCACGGAACGACCTACGCCGAAGCGGCCCGGCACGCCACCGAGCTGGCGGCCGAACGCGGCGCGTTGCAGTTGCACGCCTACGACCTGCCCGCCGTGGTCGCGGGCGCCGGGGTGGTCGGCCTGGAACTCGAAGACCAGGTGCGCGGCAAGCCGCCGGTGCTGGTCGCGGTCGGTGGCGGCGGACTCGTCGCGGGCATCGCCGCGGCGCTCGGTCGTCGTCAGCAGGTGGTGGGCGTCGAGCCGGTCGGCATGCCCGCGCTGCACGCGGCGCTGCTCGCCAATCGGACCGTCGACGTCGGCGGCCCCGGCGTCGGCTTGGACATGCTGGGGGCGACCAGGGTCGGCGAGATCGCCCTCGACATCGCGCGGCGCTACGACGTGCCCTCGCTGCTGGTCACCGAGGAGGCGATCGCCGCGGCCCGCGAGTACCTGTGGCGCGAATTCCGGATCGTCGTCGAGCTGGCGGGCGCAAGCGCGCTCGCCGCGATTCAGAGCGGCGCGTACACGCCGTCGCCGGGGGAGCGGCCGATCGTCGTGCTCTGCGGCGCCAACACCGACCTCGGCGCGCTCTGATCCGCCTCCCCGAGGTCGGCCGTCCGGGCGGCGCCGACGCGTAGATTGTCGGCAGACGCGGGACCCGGCCGATGATCCGAGGAGGAGCGCTGATGCTCGACACGGTGGACGAAGCCCTGCGCGCGCTGGTCGGCGCGCTGCATCTGGAGCAGAAGGTGCGGTTGCTGACCGGCGCCGACATCTGGTCGACCGTGGCGGAGCCCGCGATCGGGCTGCGGTCGATGATGCTCTCCGACGGACCTTCGGGCGTGCGCGGTCCGGTCTGGGACGAGCGCGACCCGTCGCTCAACCTGCCCTCGGCGACCGCGCTCGCGGCGACCTGGGACCTCGGCATGGCCCGCCGCTACGGCGCCGCGTCGGCCGCCGAGGCCAAGCGCAAGGGCGTCGACGTGGTGCTCGGGCCGACGATCAACCTCCATCGAAGTCCGCTGGGCGGCAGGCACTTCGAAGCGTACTCCGAAGATCCTTTGCTGACGGGGGAATTGGCGGCGGCTTACGTCCGCTCGGTGCAGGAGCACGGCATCGCCGCGACGCCGAAACACTACGTGGCCAACGACTTCGAGACCGAGCGCTACACCGCCGATGTCGAGCTGGACGACCGTGCGCTGCGCGAGCTGTATCTCGCGCCGTTCGAAGCGGCGGTGCGCGCGGGCGCGTGGCTGGTGATGTCGGCGTACAACTCCGTTCGCGGCGTCACCATGTCGGAGAACCCGCTGCTGACGACGCCGTTGCGCACCGAATGGGGTTTCGACGGCGTCGTGGTGTCGGACTGGGTGGCGGTGCGCAGCACCGAGGCCTCGGCCAACGCGGACCAAGACCTGGTGATGCCGGGCCCGGTGGGGCCGTGGGGCCCGCAGCTGGTCGAGGCGGTGCGGTCCGGGGCGGTGCCGGAGGGCGCGATCGACGCCAAGGTTGTGCGTCTGCTGCGGCTGGCCCAGCGCGTCGGCGCGCTGGATCTGTCGGATACCGCCCTGCGCGACAACGGTTTCGACACGGCCGCGATCGCGTCCTACGGACACGTCGCGGTGCGCGAACCCATCGCGCCGGAACCGGAGACGAACGGGCAAGCCGAAGCCGACATCTCCGATCGCGAGTGCAGGGAACTCGCTCGCGAAGTCGCGGCGGCCGGGATGGTGCTGTTGCGCAACAGCGGCGAATTGCCATGGCCGAGTTTGGGTCCCGGTTCCCTAGCGGTGATCGGCGAGGCGGCGATCTGGCCGCGCACGCAGGGCGGCGGCAGCGCGACGGTGGTTCCCGCCGAGATGATCAGCCCCGTGGACGGCCTGCGCGCCGCGCTGCCGGACGCGTCCATCACGGTGCATCCCGGCGTGCCGGTCCAGACCGGTATCCATCCGCTCCCGCTGGCGTCGATGACCGATCCGCAGACCGGCGAACCCGGGTTGCGCGCCCGCTTCCTCGACGGCGACGGCAACGAGCTGCTGAGTGAGCTGCGGCGCGCCGCGCAGCTGGTCTACCTGGGCACGGTGCCCGCGGGCGCGGCCACGCTGGAGCTGAGCACCGAATATCGTCCTGGCGCCGACGAGGCCGCGGCGGTGCGGCTGGGTGTCGCGGGGGTGGGCCGGATACGCATGGAGATCGACGGCGCGGCCGTCATCGACACGGTGCTCGGCGGCAGCGGTGACGCGCTGGGCGCCGCGCTGCTCACCCCGGACGTCGCGTCGGTGCCGGTGGCCGCCGACGGCGCGGGACCGATCGCGATCACGGTGCGCCAGCGACTCGGAAACGACGGCGCCGCACTGGGTCTCGTCGCGATCACGGTGGGCACCGAGGCCCCGCACACCGATCCCGCGGACGCGATCGCCGACGCCGTGGCGCTGGCGCGGGCCGCCGATGCCGCCGTCGTCGTTGTCGGCACCAGCTCGCAGACCGAGAGCGAGGGTTTCGACCGCACCACCCTGGCGCTGCCAGGCGCGCAGGACGATCTGGTGCGCGCGGTGGCGCGCGCCAACCCGCGCACCGTGGTGGTGGTGAATTCCGGCGGGCCGGTGCTGCTGCCCTGGCGCGACGAGGTATCCGCGCTGCTGCTGACCTGGTTCGGCGGCCAGGAGATCGGCCACGCGCTGGCCGACGTGCTGCTCGGGCGGGCCGAACCCGGCGGCAGGCTGCCCACCACCTGGCCCGCCGCCGAGGCCGACGTGCCCGTGCTCTCGACCACGCCGGTGGACGGCGTGCTGCACTACGCCGAAGGCATCCACATCGGCTACCGCGCTTGGCTGCGCGCCGGTGTGCCACCGGCGTACCCGTTCGGGCACGGGCTCGGCTACAGCACCTGGGAACTCGCGGATCTCGCGGTGTCCGACCCGGCGGCGGACGGGTCGGTGGCGGTGTCGCTGACCGCGCGCAACACCGGGGCGCGGGCGGGGAAACAGGTGGTTCAGGTGTATCTGTCCCGTCCAGAATCCGTGATCGAGCGGCCGGTGCGGTGGTTGGCGGGGTTCGCGACCGTTTTCGCGGCGGCGGGAGCGTCGGTTCCGGTGCGAATCACCCTGCCGCGGCGGGCTTTCGAGCATTGGGATGGAGGTTGGCGGAGGGAGCCGGGTGAGTTCACGGTGTCCGCTGGGACGAGTGTCGTCGAGTTGCCTTTGAGTGAATCCGTGGTGGTCGGAGCAGGCGGGTAGGCGTGTGGGCCGACGGCGGTGCATACCCGGCGCCAGCGGACACGTGGACGCGACCGCGGCCCACGCGCCGGGACAGGCCGCTGTGCGATGGGTCGGCAAGTGCGAAGCGGTGGATGTCCACATGCGCCGGAGTGAGTTGTCCACAGGCGCGAAACAGGGGGTTCCTTCACACCCGTGCGGGGGCGAGGCTTGAGGGGCCCTCGCTCGGAGGGGAGGAGATGCCCGGAGCGTCCGGCCCGGGTCCGATAGGTGAAGGGGCGAAATCATGTACGAAGCGATGGCTACGGTGGTCGGCA contains the following coding sequences:
- a CDS encoding serine/threonine dehydratase codes for the protein MDRSDVRAARRRTVGRIRKTPVFHTTVAGPTGPVPVTLKLEYLQYGGTFKVRGTLNALLTSSARTDQVVIASAGNAGIAAALAAAWLGKACTVVVPESAPHTKVAAMWSHGAEVLWHGTTYAEAARHATELAAERGALQLHAYDLPAVVAGAGVVGLELEDQVRGKPPVLVAVGGGGLVAGIAAALGRRQQVVGVEPVGMPALHAALLANRTVDVGGPGVGLDMLGATRVGEIALDIARRYDVPSLLVTEEAIAAAREYLWREFRIVVELAGASALAAIQSGAYTPSPGERPIVVLCGANTDLGAL
- a CDS encoding beta-glucosidase family protein — its product is MLDTVDEALRALVGALHLEQKVRLLTGADIWSTVAEPAIGLRSMMLSDGPSGVRGPVWDERDPSLNLPSATALAATWDLGMARRYGAASAAEAKRKGVDVVLGPTINLHRSPLGGRHFEAYSEDPLLTGELAAAYVRSVQEHGIAATPKHYVANDFETERYTADVELDDRALRELYLAPFEAAVRAGAWLVMSAYNSVRGVTMSENPLLTTPLRTEWGFDGVVVSDWVAVRSTEASANADQDLVMPGPVGPWGPQLVEAVRSGAVPEGAIDAKVVRLLRLAQRVGALDLSDTALRDNGFDTAAIASYGHVAVREPIAPEPETNGQAEADISDRECRELAREVAAAGMVLLRNSGELPWPSLGPGSLAVIGEAAIWPRTQGGGSATVVPAEMISPVDGLRAALPDASITVHPGVPVQTGIHPLPLASMTDPQTGEPGLRARFLDGDGNELLSELRRAAQLVYLGTVPAGAATLELSTEYRPGADEAAAVRLGVAGVGRIRMEIDGAAVIDTVLGGSGDALGAALLTPDVASVPVAADGAGPIAITVRQRLGNDGAALGLVAITVGTEAPHTDPADAIADAVALARAADAAVVVVGTSSQTESEGFDRTTLALPGAQDDLVRAVARANPRTVVVVNSGGPVLLPWRDEVSALLLTWFGGQEIGHALADVLLGRAEPGGRLPTTWPAAEADVPVLSTTPVDGVLHYAEGIHIGYRAWLRAGVPPAYPFGHGLGYSTWELADLAVSDPAADGSVAVSLTARNTGARAGKQVVQVYLSRPESVIERPVRWLAGFATVFAAAGASVPVRITLPRRAFEHWDGGWRREPGEFTVSAGTSVVELPLSESVVVGAGG